The following proteins come from a genomic window of Campylobacter coli 76339:
- a CDS encoding Sodium-dependent phosphate transporter encodes MKSLEAKVQEQKSFLKYLKISFWSIFTLILIFALIRFSEFANLLAGIAILLIGMTNLSLGFKSFSGGLLEKILTRSTNTKLKSILFGTISTLIMQSSTLVSIISLSFLSAGLISLVAGVGIIFGANLGNTASSWLIVWLTRVNISILAIPLLVIGVLFFFQKDNIIKSFGNIFIGIGFFFLGVDYIKNGFNEFQDAIDLSYFDFTGFKGVLIFVGLGALLTGIIQSSTATIAIIVAALLAGQISFENSLAATLGTSVGGVVTAVLASLSTNVEGKKLAFANCIFNFTIAIIIIAIFPYFIDFLNRVAGILNIENVALKMALFHTLFNLLGILIFVLFIPQLVNFLNKSVKASKDKNKDRPLYLDPSLLKFSDTAIEALRKESEHLYDNAYAIIAHAIGLSRKDIQSNKSFEEILQNKKWFSRNVDLDYLYQTRIKVLFEAIIDFSTKAQIHIDDELKNHRIFTFKIAAKNLTEATKNLKLVQENIKKYSNCNNKDLALEYNKIRSNLGELLRSIQELRVVDDEKMYLIIKNLQKGKEILKEIDSLTLNNVEHLILVRKITTAEGISIINDTSFIAKIAKDLIDAVEIIFAREKVLWDDIS; translated from the coding sequence TTGAAAAGCTTAGAGGCTAAAGTGCAAGAGCAAAAAAGCTTTCTAAAATATCTTAAGATAAGTTTTTGGAGTATTTTTACTTTAATTTTAATTTTTGCTTTGATTCGATTTAGCGAATTTGCTAATTTATTGGCTGGAATTGCCATTTTACTTATAGGAATGACAAATTTAAGCTTAGGATTTAAATCTTTTAGTGGCGGTTTGCTTGAAAAAATTCTTACTCGCTCGACAAATACAAAACTTAAAAGCATACTTTTTGGCACCATCAGTACTCTTATCATGCAATCTTCAACTTTAGTTTCGATCATTTCTCTTTCTTTTTTGAGTGCAGGACTTATATCCTTAGTCGCTGGTGTGGGGATTATTTTTGGTGCAAATTTAGGAAATACTGCAAGTTCATGGTTGATTGTTTGGCTTACAAGGGTTAATATTTCTATCTTAGCCATACCTTTGCTTGTGATTGGAGTTTTGTTTTTCTTTCAAAAAGACAATATTATAAAAAGTTTTGGGAATATTTTTATAGGTATAGGTTTTTTCTTTTTGGGAGTAGATTATATAAAAAATGGTTTTAATGAATTTCAAGATGCTATAGATTTATCTTATTTTGATTTTACGGGTTTTAAGGGGGTATTGATTTTTGTGGGACTTGGAGCTTTGCTTACGGGTATTATTCAATCAAGCACAGCGACAATAGCCATTATAGTCGCAGCCCTATTGGCGGGACAAATCAGTTTTGAAAATTCTTTAGCAGCAACTTTAGGCACTAGTGTAGGCGGTGTGGTTACAGCCGTACTGGCTTCTTTAAGCACTAATGTTGAAGGCAAGAAACTTGCTTTTGCAAATTGTATTTTTAATTTTACTATCGCAATTATAATCATAGCTATTTTTCCTTATTTTATTGATTTTTTAAATAGAGTAGCAGGAATTTTAAATATAGAAAATGTAGCCTTGAAAATGGCTTTATTTCATACTCTTTTTAATCTTTTGGGAATACTTATCTTTGTATTGTTTATCCCGCAATTAGTAAATTTTTTAAACAAGAGTGTTAAAGCGTCTAAGGATAAAAACAAAGATCGACCTTTATATCTTGATCCTAGCTTATTGAAATTTAGTGATACAGCTATCGAAGCCCTACGAAAAGAAAGCGAGCATCTTTACGATAATGCGTATGCGATTATCGCCCATGCTATAGGCTTAAGTCGTAAGGATATACAAAGCAATAAAAGTTTTGAAGAAATTTTACAAAATAAAAAATGGTTCAGTAGAAATGTGGATTTGGATTATTTGTATCAAACTAGAATCAAAGTGCTTTTTGAAGCGATTATTGATTTTTCAACCAAAGCGCAAATTCATATAGATGATGAGCTTAAAAATCATAGAATTTTTACTTTTAAAATCGCTGCTAAAAATCTTACAGAGGCAACTAAAAATCTAAAATTAGTTCAAGAAAATATCAAAAAATACTCTAATTGCAATAATAAAGATTTGGCTTTAGAATACAATAAAATAAGATCTAATTTAGGAGAATTATTAAGAAGTATTCAAGAACTTAGGGTTGTTGATGATGAAAAAATGTATTTAATTATTAAAAATCTTCAAAAAGGCAAGGAAATTTTAAAAGAAATTGATAGCTTAACTCTTAATAATGTCGAACATCTTATTTTGGTTAGAAAAATTACTACTGCAGAGGGTATATCTATAATCAATGATACAAGCTTTATTGCTAAGATTGCTAAAGATCTCATAGATGCTGTTGAAATCATTTTTGCAAGAGAAAAGGTACTTTGGGATGATATTAGTTAA
- a CDS encoding Cell division protein FtsI [Peptidoglycan synthetase] — protein sequence MIIFLISTFFLTSKRHIPNTEKDQYSLALRGNIITKDNFTITSSKQIYRAEIDLRSINKDKFDLFLKLFQIYSGISDSEIADIKKRIQKQKKRSYHFILSKNLDSKQASYLRDLAKKLYIQGFFKAFTNNLGKAETRGLSIIEHEEDRIYMSKDALTPAIGYTKMVLDPQSGILKNVGVKGLEKYYDACLNPLQNEKIQGLKDIGGNIILNLNSLQQKKIDGCLLYLNISLKLQKSIEKAIDGRNEDLKANEIIVGVMDSKTGQILALASSRRYDPQNRGKDLSVLNASAIEYGYEAGSVIKPFIFTTALRLDKLKTDEVINTYGGAYKLGRFTIRDDHKMDRMTMEEVIRYSSNIGMIQIAKRLSNLEIIAGLKIFKFGEKSGIDLPYEQKGEIPNSKRLRDIEKSVLSYGYGLKTTFIQLLAAYNVFNNNGVYITPHLAEKFYQDGRFVSLEEDIKKEVILTPQAAQTMQKILIDVIEKGTGKKAITQGIIVGGKTGTARIAERQGYTSNRYNASFFGFANDAKHNYTIGVLVRNPTKPYSYYAAQSALPMFKDVVDILINEDFLTPIITENNQTLN from the coding sequence ATGATTATTTTTCTTATCTCTACCTTTTTTCTTACCTCAAAACGCCATATTCCCAATACTGAAAAAGATCAATACTCCCTTGCTTTGCGTGGCAATATCATCACTAAAGATAATTTTACTATCACAAGTTCAAAGCAAATTTATCGTGCAGAAATTGATTTAAGAAGTATCAATAAAGATAAATTTGATTTATTTTTAAAACTTTTCCAAATATATAGTGGAATCAGCGACAGTGAAATTGCAGATATTAAAAAAAGAATTCAGAAGCAAAAAAAACGATCTTATCATTTCATACTTTCTAAAAATTTAGATTCCAAACAAGCAAGTTATCTTAGAGATCTTGCAAAAAAACTTTACATACAGGGGTTTTTTAAGGCCTTTACCAATAACCTAGGAAAAGCTGAAACGAGAGGCTTGAGCATCATAGAGCATGAAGAAGATAGAATTTATATGTCCAAAGATGCCTTAACTCCAGCTATAGGTTATACAAAAATGGTTTTAGATCCTCAAAGTGGAATTTTAAAAAATGTTGGAGTAAAAGGGCTTGAAAAATACTACGATGCTTGTCTAAATCCGCTCCAAAATGAAAAAATTCAAGGTTTAAAAGACATAGGTGGAAATATAATCTTAAATTTAAATTCATTACAACAAAAAAAGATTGATGGCTGTCTTTTATATCTTAACATATCTTTGAAACTTCAAAAAAGTATTGAAAAAGCGATCGATGGAAGAAATGAGGATTTAAAAGCCAATGAAATTATAGTTGGGGTAATGGATAGCAAGACGGGTCAAATTTTAGCTCTTGCAAGCTCTAGGCGTTACGATCCACAAAATCGTGGCAAGGATCTATCTGTTTTAAATGCAAGTGCTATAGAGTATGGGTACGAAGCAGGATCTGTTATCAAGCCTTTTATTTTTACAACTGCTCTAAGGCTTGACAAACTCAAGACGGATGAAGTGATCAATACTTATGGTGGAGCTTATAAATTGGGTCGTTTTACCATTAGAGACGATCATAAAATGGATCGAATGACTATGGAAGAAGTGATTAGATATTCTTCCAATATAGGGATGATACAAATTGCCAAAAGATTGAGCAATCTTGAAATCATTGCTGGGCTTAAAATTTTTAAATTTGGTGAAAAAAGTGGTATTGATTTGCCTTACGAACAAAAAGGAGAAATTCCTAATTCTAAGCGTTTAAGAGATATAGAAAAATCAGTATTAAGCTATGGATATGGCCTAAAAACAACCTTTATACAACTTCTTGCCGCCTACAATGTTTTTAACAATAATGGAGTTTATATAACTCCACATTTGGCTGAAAAATTCTATCAAGACGGACGCTTTGTAAGTCTTGAAGAGGATATCAAAAAAGAAGTCATCTTAACTCCGCAAGCAGCACAAACCATGCAAAAAATTCTTATTGATGTTATAGAAAAAGGTACAGGAAAAAAAGCTATCACTCAAGGCATAATCGTAGGGGGTAAAACAGGAACTGCACGTATAGCAGAAAGACAAGGCTATACCTCTAATCGTTACAATGCTTCTTTTTTTGGTTTTGCCAACGATGCAAAACATAACTATACCATAGGAGTTTTAGTAAGAAATCCTACCAAACCCTATAGTTATTATGCTGCGCAAAGTGCTTTGCCTATGTTTAAAGATGTTGTAGATATTTTAATCAATGAAGATTTCCTAACCCCTATCATCACAGAAAATAACCAAACTCTTAACTAA
- a CDS encoding membrane protein — MIGLYLLIAALSFLLLYFALKKLTLNIDEKALLEPIKSDIYPKFCDIIDEKIREFKDKVQNDTFALKVQDKKDELLEKLGDLSRELTFIQTMNLSNKSDSVWQSELFDFLKELENLLLEYLENGEEEAENLREKLMNEFEKLRG, encoded by the coding sequence ATGATAGGGCTTTATTTGTTAATAGCAGCATTATCCTTTTTGCTTCTTTATTTTGCTCTTAAAAAACTTACTTTAAATATAGATGAAAAAGCCTTGCTTGAGCCTATAAAATCAGATATTTATCCTAAATTTTGCGATATTATCGATGAAAAAATCAGAGAATTTAAAGACAAGGTTCAAAATGATACCTTTGCTTTAAAAGTTCAAGATAAAAAAGATGAATTATTGGAAAAATTAGGAGATTTAAGCAGAGAGCTTACCTTTATACAGACGATGAATTTAAGCAATAAAAGCGACAGTGTATGGCAAAGTGAACTTTTTGATTTCTTGAAAGAGCTTGAAAATTTATTGCTTGAGTATTTGGAAAATGGCGAAGAAGAGGCTGAAAATTTAAGAGAAAAATTAATGAACGAATTTGAAAAGCTTAGAGGCTAA